One genomic region from Dermacentor andersoni unplaced genomic scaffold, qqDerAnde1_hic_scaffold ctg00000039.1, whole genome shotgun sequence encodes:
- the LOC126528099 gene encoding uncharacterized protein, with amino-acid sequence MEVVEVEGAEIAPEEVTVEAGWLVSHRKQRQTTQASSVLIHGSLRATASARTQSTEQSALRRRAPRQPRLPKNDIKIVIRPRDGFNVSKLGDAQIRDSILQITGITTKEAEDDIYRSCTDNNVIVVTTPLMSNAEKYCRIRSLPIGAVRYAATEYVTPPEGTAKGVIHNIPSYDTEEDITNSLVYKKNPTILQARRMGNTNSVLIVFDGKQVPYHVYYRGAEYKCYLHKKRIKVCDICGTVGHRADVCPTPTQKKCKSCDTVNPPADHPCHPCCALCSKDHPTGDKSCHRRFQTPHLLLQRRWERLRLGQQGADQETRPSTSTNEDSALPTPKSTLQPQAPERSNSRGRSRSRGRSRSRGQSLPERTGFNTAAAARKRKPQNDHS; translated from the coding sequence ATGGAGGTAGTAGAGGTTGAAGGCGCGGAAATAGCCCCCGAAGAAGTTACCGTTGAAGCAGGGTGGCTTGTCAGCCACCGTAAGCAACGACAGACCACGCAGGCATCATCCGTACTCATACACGGATCCCTCCGTGCAACAGCAAGCGCACGCACCCAGAGTACCGAGCAGTCCGCACTACGCCGACGCGCACCACGGCAACCACGACTTCCGAAGAATGATATCAAGATCGTCATACGCCCAAGAGACGGTTTCAACGTGTCCAAACTAGGAGACGCCCAGATACGTGACTCAATACTACAAATCACGGGTATCACAACCAAAGAAGCAGAGGACGACATTTACCGCTCATGCACGGATAATAACGTCATTGTAGTTACCACCCCATTGATGTCTAACGCCGAAAAATACTGTCGCATCCGCAGTCTCCCCATCGGAGCAGTCCGCTACGCTGCCACAGAATACGTCACACCGCCGGAGGGCACAGCCAAAGGAGTCATACATAACATCCCTTCATATGACACGGAAGAAGACATTACCAACAGTCTCGTTTACAAGAAGAACCCTACGATTCTGCAGGCCCGACGCATGGGCAATACTAATTCAGTGCTCATCGTATTCGACGGAAAGCAAGTACCGTACCATGTCTACTACCGCGGAGCAGAATACAAATGCTATCTACATAAGAAGCGCATCAAGGTCTGCGACATCTGCGGGACCGTCGGCCACAGGGCCGATGTATGCCCCACTCCAACCCAGAAGAAATGCAAGAGCTGTGACACAGTAAATCCGCCGGCTGATCACCCCTGTCACCCTTGCTGCGCGCTCTGCAGCAAAGACCACCCGACTGGTGATAAGTCCTGCCATCGCCGCTTCCAGACACCACACCTCCTACTACAACGACGATGGGAACGCCTACGACTGGGACAACAAGGAGCTGACCAGGAGACGAGGCCATCGACTTCTACAAATGAAGACTCAGCTCTGCCAACACCGAAGTCAACACTACAACCGCAGGCTCCCGAACGCAGCAATTCACGAGGACGCAGTCGGTCTCGTGGACGCAGCCGTTCCCGAGGTCAATCACTCCCGGAGCGGACCGGATTCAACACCGCCGCAGCAGCAAGGAAACGCAAGCCTCAGAACGACCACAGTTAA